One stretch of Natrinema salaciae DNA includes these proteins:
- a CDS encoding DUF7511 domain-containing protein, with translation MTDADFHQPDSEAPSLEFDHVTVENDDAPNECVIFPHEASEAKLMTTWISAHDDSFVALDSMR, from the coding sequence ATGACCGACGCAGACTTCCACCAGCCAGATAGCGAGGCACCGTCACTCGAATTCGACCACGTCACGGTCGAGAACGACGACGCGCCGAACGAGTGCGTGATATTCCCTCACGAGGCCAGCGAAGCGAAGCTGATGACAACCTGGATCTCGGCGCACGACGACTCGTTCGTCGCTCTCGACTCGATGCGGTAG
- a CDS encoding HVO_A0556 family zinc finger protein has translation MAKSESSQSAGQRQLLAILEGRSCQHCPDGELVRETYKDNRAIVCDSCGTPRAQVWSASLD, from the coding sequence ATGGCAAAGTCAGAGTCGTCGCAGTCCGCCGGCCAACGACAGTTACTCGCGATACTCGAGGGGCGGTCCTGTCAGCACTGTCCGGACGGCGAACTCGTCCGGGAGACCTACAAGGACAACAGGGCGATCGTCTGTGACAGTTGCGGGACGCCGAGAGCGCAGGTCTGGTCGGCCAGCCTGGACTGA